Proteins from a single region of Novosphingobium sp. CECT 9465:
- a CDS encoding LysR family transcriptional regulator, which translates to MEIQQLKHLLAAVESGNLLKAADKCCISQSGLSRSIKSLENRLGVPLLIRGPKGVEPTIYGLSVMRRANVILNEVAKSVDEVKAIEQARVGEVKFGITQNYAGYVVPELLARLRRERPGMRFTIVADGFVELLEMVKAEAIDFAFGLIGQIHRNDGIVIEPLHAHRSQVFCARNHPLAERGTATLQDLHDAHWAMLNSEGVQRAFAIFFESRSMSVPWQVLKTNSIELIRHWLEDTDILTVLPAAVISEAVEQGRIVPLECETPVAQTRVGLFFREGGLLTPQAELLMERFRAI; encoded by the coding sequence ATGGAAATCCAGCAACTCAAGCATCTGCTGGCGGCTGTCGAAAGCGGCAATCTGCTCAAGGCCGCCGACAAATGCTGCATCTCGCAATCCGGCTTGAGCCGCAGCATCAAAAGCCTTGAAAACAGGCTGGGCGTTCCTTTGCTGATCCGTGGCCCCAAAGGGGTCGAACCAACGATCTACGGCTTGTCTGTGATGCGCCGTGCGAATGTGATCCTCAACGAAGTGGCCAAGTCGGTCGATGAAGTAAAAGCCATCGAACAGGCCCGCGTGGGCGAGGTCAAATTCGGGATCACCCAGAACTATGCAGGGTATGTCGTGCCTGAACTGCTGGCACGGTTGCGCCGGGAACGCCCCGGAATGCGGTTCACCATTGTCGCCGATGGGTTCGTGGAACTGCTGGAAATGGTCAAGGCCGAAGCGATTGATTTCGCGTTCGGACTGATCGGCCAGATTCACCGCAACGATGGCATCGTGATCGAACCGCTGCACGCCCATCGTTCGCAAGTGTTCTGCGCTCGCAACCACCCGCTGGCAGAACGCGGTACTGCCACGCTACAGGATCTGCACGACGCCCACTGGGCCATGCTCAACAGCGAAGGGGTTCAGCGCGCCTTCGCCATCTTCTTCGAATCGCGCAGCATGAGTGTGCCGTGGCAGGTGCTCAAGACCAACTCGATCGAACTGATCCGGCACTGGCTGGAAGATACCGACATCCTCACAGTGCTGCCGGCAGCGGTCATCAGCGAAGCGGTTGAGCAGGGACGGATCGTGCCGCTCGAATGCGAAACGCCGGTTGCGCAGACCCGTGTTGGCCTGTTCTTCCGCGAAGGCGGCCTGCTGACGCCGCAGGCCGAACTGCTGATGGAACGCTTCCGCGCCATCTGA
- a CDS encoding MmgE/PrpD family protein, whose translation MSGFRPDTVSGRLVAWMRATAQGTIPPEIRHEARRLLLNQLKASVGAVDQEAITLLNAWALEEAQGGTGAHVHWLGTNLPPALAAMVNGALYEVLDFHDTYIPCFMHAVSGVLPAVLAQAEAEQKSGHELITALVIGLEVELAVARMLMPTGYYRGMVPAGLTGGVGAAAACAVLAGLNDEQMQHALGIAMCTPAGLYESAGSHTLSLVTAYAARGGINACTLARRGFTAPPTAFEGDQGMFAAHSDEDRAKIEPVLESLGQEWRIPGQTYKVVPTETITHGPVECALEVLGRANGRTIDRFDFKVQEIVVSIVQGRRERFGRPASAQQATFDLCHCVAAAWLRGQFTTAETAEACYTDPAVIALSDRVFLTADPDRPTFEGCTLVATFTDGSTETCNVDFFLGTPGARVPDDKLAALLAQYGADILPEGRAQAITEAIWALDDAPSVAPLIALISKD comes from the coding sequence GTGAGCGGTTTTCGGCCCGATACCGTTTCCGGCAGGCTGGTTGCATGGATGCGCGCGACCGCGCAGGGCACCATCCCGCCCGAAATCCGCCACGAAGCCCGGCGGCTGCTGCTCAACCAACTCAAGGCTTCGGTCGGCGCGGTGGATCAGGAAGCCATCACTCTCCTGAACGCCTGGGCGCTGGAAGAAGCGCAAGGCGGCACCGGGGCGCATGTTCACTGGCTGGGCACCAACCTGCCGCCCGCGCTGGCCGCGATGGTCAACGGTGCGCTGTATGAAGTGCTCGATTTTCACGACACTTACATCCCGTGCTTCATGCATGCCGTATCGGGCGTTCTGCCCGCCGTGCTGGCACAGGCCGAGGCGGAGCAGAAGTCAGGCCATGAACTGATTACCGCGCTGGTCATCGGGCTGGAAGTGGAACTGGCGGTCGCGCGGATGCTGATGCCCACCGGGTATTATCGCGGCATGGTTCCCGCAGGGCTGACCGGCGGAGTCGGTGCTGCAGCAGCATGCGCCGTGCTTGCCGGGCTGAACGATGAACAGATGCAGCATGCGCTGGGCATTGCGATGTGCACCCCGGCAGGGCTTTATGAATCCGCAGGCAGCCACACATTGTCGCTGGTCACTGCATATGCGGCGCGCGGCGGGATCAACGCCTGCACACTGGCCCGGCGCGGGTTCACCGCACCGCCCACCGCCTTCGAAGGCGATCAGGGCATGTTTGCCGCCCACAGCGACGAAGACCGGGCCAAGATCGAACCGGTGCTGGAAAGTCTGGGGCAGGAATGGCGCATTCCTGGCCAGACCTACAAGGTCGTCCCGACCGAGACGATCACGCACGGCCCGGTGGAATGCGCGCTGGAAGTGCTGGGCCGCGCGAACGGGCGCACCATCGATCGGTTCGATTTCAAGGTCCAGGAAATCGTTGTTTCCATCGTGCAGGGCCGCCGGGAACGCTTTGGCCGCCCAGCCAGCGCACAGCAGGCCACTTTCGACCTGTGCCATTGCGTGGCGGCGGCATGGCTGCGCGGGCAGTTCACCACCGCCGAAACCGCCGAAGCGTGCTATACCGATCCAGCGGTAATCGCGCTGTCAGACCGTGTTTTCCTGACCGCCGACCCGGACCGCCCGACCTTCGAAGGCTGCACCCTTGTTGCCACCTTCACCGATGGCAGCACGGAAACCTGCAACGTCGATTTCTTCCTCGGCACCCCCGGCGCGCGCGTACCGGATGACAAACTGGCCGCCCTGCTGGCACAATATGGGGCCGACATCCTGCCCGAAGGCCGGGCGCAAGCCATCACCGAAGCCATCTGGGCGCTTGACGATGCGCCATCGGTGGCCCCGCTCATCGCCCTCATCAGCAAGGACTGA
- a CDS encoding amidase: MTEQPADTLNATQTVAAIRAGRLTATQAATACLHRIALRDGAIQAWAHLDRATALESARSTDVAGATGALAGLPIGVKDVITTRDFPTTYNCRFHEAARSDAHADASCVAILRQAGATIIGKTATVELASIGAVPPTMNPQAPGHTPGGSSSGSAAAVADGHVPVALGTQTGGSIIRPASFCGVWALKPTWGLIATEGAKPFSPSLDTIGWFARDAGDLGLVLDVFAPGQRDVPPLQDLRIALWQTPVWHAAEADTRTAMTQCATMLAKAGANVEQLVLPPLFEALAEDQLTIMFGEGGRSFLREAVLGPDLIAPAILDMVRNRRNITAQILREAMDRTARCRAEFDRLTAPFDAVICPSTPGPAPFGLDATGSLIFNGMLTALNIPAVNMPLHRTPAGLPVGLTLCGPRWSDHKVLSVAQAIGTHTKTQP; encoded by the coding sequence TTGACAGAACAGCCCGCCGACACCCTGAACGCCACGCAGACAGTGGCCGCGATCCGGGCTGGCCGCCTGACCGCAACGCAGGCCGCGACCGCATGTCTCCACCGGATCGCCCTGCGTGATGGCGCGATCCAGGCCTGGGCGCATCTGGACCGCGCAACCGCACTGGAAAGTGCCCGATCCACCGATGTTGCTGGCGCCACCGGCGCGCTGGCGGGCCTGCCCATCGGGGTGAAGGATGTCATCACCACGCGCGATTTCCCGACGACGTACAACTGCCGCTTCCACGAAGCTGCCCGTTCCGATGCCCATGCCGATGCATCCTGCGTTGCCATCCTGCGCCAGGCGGGTGCAACGATCATCGGCAAGACCGCCACGGTCGAACTTGCCTCTATCGGCGCGGTTCCGCCCACGATGAACCCGCAGGCGCCCGGCCATACGCCCGGCGGTTCGTCCAGCGGATCGGCTGCCGCCGTCGCCGATGGCCATGTTCCGGTGGCTCTGGGCACGCAGACCGGCGGATCGATCATCCGTCCGGCCTCGTTCTGCGGGGTATGGGCGCTGAAGCCCACATGGGGGCTTATCGCCACGGAAGGCGCCAAACCATTCTCCCCCAGCCTTGACACCATCGGCTGGTTTGCCCGCGACGCTGGCGATCTGGGACTGGTGCTCGATGTCTTCGCACCCGGCCAGCGCGATGTGCCGCCGTTGCAGGACTTGCGCATTGCCCTGTGGCAGACCCCGGTCTGGCACGCTGCCGAGGCGGATACACGCACAGCCATGACGCAATGCGCCACGATGCTTGCAAAGGCCGGCGCCAATGTCGAACAGCTTGTCCTTCCACCGCTTTTCGAAGCGCTGGCCGAGGATCAGTTAACCATCATGTTTGGTGAAGGCGGCCGGTCATTCCTGCGCGAAGCGGTGCTGGGACCGGACCTGATCGCCCCTGCAATACTCGATATGGTGCGCAACCGGCGCAACATCACCGCACAGATACTGCGCGAGGCGATGGACCGCACCGCCCGTTGTCGCGCGGAGTTCGACCGCCTGACCGCGCCGTTCGATGCCGTGATATGCCCAAGTACGCCCGGTCCAGCCCCGTTCGGGCTTGATGCCACCGGCAGCCTGATTTTCAACGGCATGCTCACCGCGCTCAACATACCGGCGGTCAATATGCCGCTGCACCGGACGCCCGCCGGATTACCGGTAGGTCTTACGCTGTGCGGTCCCCGCTGGTCGGATCACAAGGTACTGTCAGTGGCGCAGGCCATAGGCACCCACACAAAAACGCAACCCTGA
- the leuD gene encoding 3-isopropylmalate dehydratase small subunit codes for MDTFDRLHGIAAPLDQDDIDTDIIYPARFLLITERAGLGQYAFFDWRFDTQGQPRPDFVLNQPPWSDAQIIVAGQNFGCGSSREQALWTMAGIGIRCVIAPSFGDIFHANCFKNAILPITLPAADHAAVVQQAQAARAMTVDLQTCTITLGDGTVIGFALDERRRQSLLNGWDELDTIRLTHAADIERFENMQRAAQPWLWRKPERTN; via the coding sequence ATGGACACGTTTGACCGCCTGCACGGCATCGCCGCCCCGCTCGATCAGGATGATATCGATACAGACATCATTTATCCCGCCCGCTTTCTGTTGATCACAGAGCGCGCCGGTCTTGGCCAGTATGCCTTTTTCGACTGGCGCTTCGACACGCAGGGCCAGCCTCGGCCGGATTTCGTCTTGAACCAGCCACCGTGGAGCGATGCGCAGATCATCGTGGCGGGGCAGAATTTCGGATGCGGATCGAGCCGGGAACAGGCGCTGTGGACCATGGCGGGGATCGGCATCCGCTGTGTGATCGCCCCCAGCTTTGGCGATATTTTCCATGCCAACTGCTTCAAGAACGCGATCCTGCCGATCACCTTGCCCGCCGCAGATCACGCGGCGGTGGTGCAGCAGGCGCAGGCGGCGCGGGCGATGACGGTCGATCTGCAAACCTGCACCATCACGCTTGGCGATGGCACCGTGATCGGCTTCGCGCTGGATGAACGCCGCCGCCAGTCGCTGCTCAATGGCTGGGACGAACTGGACACGATCCGGCTGACCCATGCCGCAGACATCGAACGATTTGAGAACATGCAGCGCGCTGCCCAGCCGTGGCTGTGGCGCAAGCCAGAAAGGACGAACTGA
- the leuC gene encoding 3-isopropylmalate dehydratase large subunit — MEAARRSSVPVFPSTLYAKLWNAHLVADLGDGQGLIYIDRQLLHEVSSPQAFVQLREKHLPVRRPDTQLGLIDHAVPTLRPRGWRATGQAGSQIDLHVRNCAENGIRFFGADDDRQGIVHVVGPEQGFTLPGITLVCGDSHTATHGAFGALAFGIGASEVACALANQVLIQQRMKTMAVTFDGRLPAGVTAKDMILALIARIGSAGATGHAIEYRGEAVRALSMEARMTLCNMTIEAGSRVGLIQPDEVTFDYVRGRNDAPAGADWDRAVAYWRTLRSDDDAQFDEAVVIDAASLAPMVTWGTSPDQAIAVSRPIPEPASERDRKALDYMRLRPGQHLSGVAIDAVFIGSCTNGRIEDLRAAAQVLAGRRKKEGVQALVVPGSEQVRLQAEREGLDRIFLDAGFEWRSSGCSLCVAMNDDRLQAGQRCASTSNRNFEGRQGAGALTHLMSPAMAAAAAVAGHITDFSMLDC, encoded by the coding sequence ATGGAGGCTGCGAGGAGATCGTCCGTGCCCGTATTCCCATCCACCCTCTATGCAAAGCTCTGGAACGCCCATCTGGTGGCGGATCTGGGTGACGGGCAGGGGCTGATCTACATCGACCGCCAGCTCCTGCACGAGGTCAGCAGCCCGCAGGCCTTTGTCCAGTTGCGCGAAAAGCATCTACCGGTGCGGCGGCCCGATACCCAGCTTGGGCTGATCGATCATGCAGTGCCTACGCTGCGGCCCAGGGGGTGGCGGGCAACCGGCCAGGCAGGCAGCCAGATCGATCTGCACGTCCGCAATTGCGCGGAAAACGGCATACGCTTCTTCGGTGCCGATGATGATCGGCAGGGTATCGTTCATGTCGTGGGGCCGGAACAGGGATTTACCCTGCCGGGGATCACGCTGGTCTGCGGCGACAGTCATACCGCCACGCACGGCGCGTTCGGGGCGCTGGCTTTCGGTATCGGTGCCAGCGAAGTGGCCTGTGCGCTGGCCAATCAGGTGCTGATCCAGCAACGCATGAAGACAATGGCAGTCACCTTCGATGGTCGCCTGCCCGCAGGCGTCACCGCCAAGGACATGATCCTGGCGCTGATCGCGCGCATCGGGTCTGCGGGGGCAACCGGCCATGCCATCGAGTATCGCGGCGAGGCGGTGCGCGCGCTGTCGATGGAAGCGCGCATGACCTTGTGCAACATGACCATCGAGGCCGGATCACGGGTGGGCCTGATCCAGCCCGATGAGGTGACCTTTGACTATGTGCGGGGGCGCAACGATGCCCCGGCTGGCGCGGACTGGGACCGCGCGGTTGCATACTGGCGCACGCTGCGCAGCGATGATGACGCGCAGTTCGATGAAGCCGTCGTCATTGATGCCGCTAGTCTCGCGCCTATGGTGACCTGGGGGACCAGCCCGGATCAGGCGATTGCGGTTTCCCGGCCGATCCCCGAACCGGCCAGCGAACGGGACCGCAAGGCGCTGGATTACATGCGATTGCGCCCCGGACAGCACCTGTCCGGCGTTGCCATCGATGCAGTGTTCATCGGATCGTGCACCAACGGCCGGATCGAGGATCTGCGCGCCGCCGCACAGGTACTTGCCGGGCGGCGAAAGAAGGAAGGCGTACAGGCCCTGGTCGTGCCCGGCTCCGAACAGGTCAGGTTACAGGCAGAGCGCGAAGGGCTTGACCGCATATTTCTTGATGCAGGCTTTGAATGGCGTTCTTCCGGCTGTTCGCTGTGCGTGGCGATGAATGACGACCGGTTGCAGGCCGGCCAGCGGTGTGCATCCACCTCCAACCGCAATTTTGAGGGGCGGCAAGGCGCGGGCGCGCTGACGCACCTGATGAGTCCCGCCATGGCCGCCGCTGCGGCAGTGGCCGGGCATATCACCGACTTTTCGATGCTGGACTGCTGA
- a CDS encoding oxaloacetate decarboxylase, whose amino-acid sequence MANSIIRQKLDRGEFFIAPGIQDMITAAIANHVGMEIVYGSGYWLTASAYGLPDAGIASYTQMLDRMATLCATSNAAVIADADTGYGGLLNVHHTVRGYEDAGVAAIQLEDQEFPKKCGHTPFKRLVSCDDMAEKIRVACDARRNADTLIIARTDARQSEGLEGALARAEQYRAAGADILFVEALTSEEEMRIACDRIKAPMMANLANGGLTPMFNAAQLQDIGYALAIFPSMTSLISAAVTEIALQQIKDGPGSPDPDGLPMFDFKQFCSLIGFEDVWAFERKWAR is encoded by the coding sequence ATGGCCAATTCCATTATCCGCCAAAAGCTTGATCGTGGCGAATTCTTCATCGCACCGGGCATTCAGGACATGATTACGGCGGCAATCGCCAACCATGTCGGCATGGAAATCGTCTATGGCAGCGGCTACTGGCTGACGGCCTCGGCTTATGGCCTGCCCGATGCCGGGATCGCCAGCTACACCCAGATGCTGGACCGTATGGCCACGCTGTGCGCAACATCGAACGCAGCGGTGATTGCCGATGCCGATACCGGCTATGGCGGCCTGCTGAACGTGCATCACACCGTGCGCGGTTATGAGGATGCAGGCGTTGCCGCAATCCAGCTTGAAGACCAGGAATTCCCCAAGAAGTGCGGCCATACCCCGTTCAAGCGGCTGGTAAGCTGCGATGACATGGCCGAAAAGATCAGGGTGGCGTGCGATGCCCGCCGCAATGCGGATACCCTGATCATCGCGCGCACCGATGCGCGGCAGAGTGAAGGGCTGGAGGGCGCGCTTGCCCGTGCCGAACAGTATCGCGCCGCCGGGGCGGATATCCTGTTTGTCGAGGCGCTGACCAGCGAAGAGGAAATGCGCATCGCGTGTGACCGGATCAAGGCGCCGATGATGGCCAACCTTGCCAATGGCGGGCTGACACCGATGTTCAACGCCGCGCAATTGCAGGACATCGGCTATGCGTTGGCAATCTTTCCGTCGATGACCAGCCTGATCAGCGCGGCGGTTACCGAAATCGCGTTGCAACAGATCAAGGATGGCCCCGGATCGCCCGATCCCGATGGCCTGCCGATGTTCGATTTCAAGCAGTTCTGTTCCCTGATCGGGTTCGAGGATGTGTGGGCCTTCGAACGCAAATGGGCGCGATAA
- a CDS encoding alpha/beta hydrolase → MMATIEAGIEFDPDVSAYLAMVKATARPSFEQLTVAQARQVYRAARDSVGLPVLAGIETLDDSFAGRQCPVAVRRYLPAGAGEGPAPVIMFLHGGGWVIGDLDTHDAICRHVAMATGLQVVSVDYRLAPEHPSPAAVEDCFDAHAMLINRARTWNVDVRRIVLMGDSAGGALAFATALHARDLCRPMPAAQVLFYPVCDLRGGTASYAQVRNVPITAATMAWFRQHYCTSPADCADWRNSPLLAESLLGLSPTFIAVAGHDPLRDEAFALDKRLRESGCATHMRYLPGHVHGFLTLGGLIGEAQQTITAAADFIHNCVA, encoded by the coding sequence ATGATGGCGACCATCGAAGCCGGAATAGAGTTTGACCCGGATGTCAGCGCCTATCTGGCAATGGTCAAGGCGACCGCCCGGCCAAGCTTTGAACAATTGACCGTCGCTCAGGCACGCCAAGTCTATCGGGCGGCGCGTGACAGCGTCGGCCTTCCGGTATTGGCGGGAATAGAGACGCTTGATGACAGTTTCGCCGGACGCCAGTGCCCGGTCGCGGTGCGCCGCTACCTTCCCGCAGGCGCGGGCGAAGGTCCGGCGCCGGTCATCATGTTCCTGCACGGCGGCGGCTGGGTCATCGGCGATCTTGATACCCACGACGCCATCTGCCGCCACGTGGCCATGGCCACCGGGTTGCAGGTTGTCAGCGTGGATTACCGGCTGGCCCCCGAACACCCTTCGCCCGCAGCGGTCGAGGATTGCTTCGACGCTCACGCCATGCTGATCAACCGCGCGCGCACATGGAACGTGGACGTGCGGCGGATCGTGCTGATGGGGGACAGTGCTGGTGGCGCGCTGGCGTTTGCTACGGCACTGCACGCCCGCGATCTGTGCCGCCCCATGCCCGCAGCACAAGTGCTGTTCTATCCGGTATGTGATCTGAGGGGCGGCACCGCATCCTATGCGCAAGTGCGCAACGTCCCCATCACCGCCGCGACGATGGCGTGGTTCCGGCAGCATTACTGCACTTCACCGGCCGACTGCGCCGACTGGCGCAACTCTCCGCTGCTGGCCGAAAGCCTGCTGGGGCTATCGCCCACATTCATCGCCGTGGCCGGTCACGATCCCTTGCGCGACGAGGCTTTTGCCCTCGACAAACGGTTGCGCGAAAGCGGGTGCGCCACGCACATGCGCTATCTGCCGGGTCACGTCCACGGCTTCCTGACGCTGGGCGGACTGATCGGCGAAGCGCAGCAAACCATCACCGCAGCCGCAGATTTCATCCATAACTGCGTGGCCTGA
- a CDS encoding zinc-binding dehydrogenase produces the protein MKITASVLDSIGQSGPYARTMPLRVTEVELDTPGPDELLVKIEAAGLCHSDLSVINGDRPRPMPMAIGHEAVATVLEPGSGAGGFFAAGDRVVLSFLPLCGHCQACMSGEGYMCANGAAANGAGVLLGGDTRLSECGHRVHHHLGASAFASHAVIDRRSAVKIPADVPVEIAALFGCAVLTGVGAVLNTALLRPGESVVVYGLGGVGLAALMGAIAGGATSVVAIDPVPEKRALALELGAVAALDPAEGETAIIAGLGGTRPDLVVETVGKASVLALAYGLARRGGRIVTVGLPNPSDMLSIPAVSLVGDGKTLMGSYMGSSIPSRDIPRYIALWRAGRLPVDRLLTSVSPLSDINALFDRLQSGEAIRQIVIP, from the coding sequence ATGAAAATCACTGCATCCGTCCTCGATTCGATTGGCCAGAGCGGGCCATACGCCCGGACCATGCCGCTGCGCGTGACCGAGGTCGAACTTGATACGCCCGGCCCGGACGAACTGCTGGTGAAGATTGAAGCGGCCGGGCTTTGCCACAGTGATCTGTCGGTCATCAACGGCGATCGCCCGCGCCCGATGCCGATGGCCATCGGGCACGAAGCGGTGGCGACGGTGCTGGAACCGGGCAGCGGTGCGGGCGGGTTCTTTGCGGCGGGTGATCGCGTGGTGCTGAGCTTTCTGCCGCTCTGCGGCCATTGCCAGGCCTGCATGTCTGGCGAAGGCTATATGTGTGCCAACGGTGCGGCGGCAAATGGCGCCGGGGTGCTGCTCGGCGGGGATACGCGTCTTTCGGAATGCGGCCACCGTGTGCACCATCACCTTGGCGCTTCGGCCTTTGCCAGCCATGCCGTGATTGATCGGCGGTCGGCGGTGAAGATCCCGGCGGATGTGCCGGTGGAAATCGCCGCGCTGTTCGGTTGCGCGGTGCTGACCGGGGTTGGCGCGGTCCTCAACACCGCACTATTGCGGCCGGGCGAAAGCGTGGTGGTCTATGGGCTGGGCGGGGTCGGCCTTGCCGCGCTGATGGGCGCCATTGCGGGCGGCGCGACAAGCGTGGTGGCGATTGATCCGGTGCCGGAAAAGCGCGCACTGGCGCTGGAACTTGGCGCCGTGGCGGCGCTCGACCCCGCCGAAGGCGAGACGGCAATCATCGCCGGGCTGGGCGGCACACGCCCCGATCTGGTGGTGGAGACGGTGGGCAAGGCCAGTGTGCTGGCGCTGGCCTATGGCCTGGCGCGTCGCGGTGGGCGAATCGTTACGGTCGGCCTGCCCAATCCTTCGGACATGCTCAGCATTCCGGCGGTTTCGCTGGTCGGCGATGGCAAGACGCTGATGGGCAGCTACATGGGATCGTCGATCCCTTCGCGTGACATTCCCCGCTACATCGCGCTGTGGCGCGCGGGCCGCTTGCCGGTGGACCGGCTGCTGACGTCGGTCAGCCCGCTGTCGGACATCAATGCCCTGTTCGACCGCCTCCAAAGCGGCGAGGCGATCCGGCAGATCGTCATTCCCTGA
- a CDS encoding NAD(P)/FAD-dependent oxidoreductase: MKADLDVAILGAGLGGIGMGCMLKAQGITAFRIFEKESRPGGTWRDNAYPGAACDTESHLYCYSFALHLSVSRLYAGQPELLRYAESLIDGHDLAPHIAYDSEITQVRWDDAQMLWAITFANGNTVTARAFIAAWGQLNRPQVPDISGADRFAGHQFHSARWPADLQLSGQRIASIGNAASAIQYIPSLARQARHLTVFQRSPNWIVPRGDRPYSPEELALYTSDPEAFRRNKAELFAWRETTFLRMREGSDEARLIEDEARAHLARQVPDESLRAKLLPDFPLGCKRVLRSDDYYPALMRDNVALETAPIREIVPEGIVTADGALHAVDIIVYGTGFETQSFQGPVEVFGRNAASLRSAWAGGARAYKGMTVPAFPNFFMVYGPNTNLGHNSILSMFEAQFGYITQALSHAFARHCAVDVREDAYLAYDEALQHEMSGTAWAGNCTSWYKNAQGRVVNNWSGPVQAYIDATKRFDVNAYQCLEAVPS, encoded by the coding sequence ATGAAGGCAGACTTGGACGTTGCGATCCTGGGCGCAGGCCTTGGCGGAATCGGCATGGGCTGTATGCTCAAGGCGCAGGGCATCACCGCTTTCCGCATCTTCGAAAAGGAAAGCAGGCCGGGCGGAACCTGGCGCGACAATGCCTATCCCGGCGCGGCATGTGACACAGAATCGCATCTTTATTGCTATTCCTTCGCGCTCCACCTTTCGGTCAGCAGGCTTTATGCCGGGCAGCCCGAACTGCTGCGCTATGCCGAAAGCCTGATCGATGGCCACGATCTGGCCCCGCATATCGCCTATGACAGCGAAATCACGCAAGTACGCTGGGACGATGCCCAGATGCTGTGGGCGATCACTTTCGCCAATGGCAACACGGTGACGGCGCGGGCGTTCATCGCCGCGTGGGGGCAGCTTAACCGGCCCCAAGTGCCCGATATTTCCGGGGCAGACCGCTTTGCCGGACACCAGTTCCATTCGGCACGCTGGCCCGCCGATCTCCAGCTTTCGGGGCAGCGCATCGCCAGCATAGGCAATGCCGCCAGCGCCATCCAGTATATCCCCAGCCTTGCCCGGCAGGCCCGCCACCTCACCGTGTTCCAGCGCAGTCCCAACTGGATCGTTCCGCGTGGCGACCGGCCGTATTCGCCGGAAGAACTGGCGCTTTATACCAGCGATCCCGAAGCGTTTCGACGCAACAAGGCAGAACTGTTCGCGTGGCGCGAAACCACCTTTCTGCGGATGCGCGAAGGCAGCGATGAAGCCCGCCTGATCGAGGATGAGGCCCGCGCCCATCTTGCCCGGCAAGTGCCCGATGAATCCCTGCGCGCCAAATTGCTCCCGGACTTCCCGCTGGGTTGCAAGCGCGTGTTGCGATCGGATGATTACTACCCGGCGCTGATGCGTGACAATGTTGCCCTTGAAACAGCGCCAATCCGGGAAATCGTGCCCGAAGGCATCGTCACGGCGGACGGCGCGCTCCACGCGGTGGATATCATCGTTTACGGAACCGGGTTTGAAACGCAGTCATTCCAGGGTCCGGTCGAAGTCTTCGGGCGCAACGCTGCCAGCCTGCGATCCGCGTGGGCAGGCGGCGCGCGCGCTTACAAGGGAATGACGGTGCCCGCCTTCCCCAATTTCTTCATGGTCTATGGTCCCAACACCAACCTGGGCCACAACAGCATCCTGTCGATGTTCGAGGCGCAGTTCGGCTATATCACGCAGGCGCTCAGCCATGCGTTTGCGCGCCACTGCGCGGTGGACGTGCGCGAGGATGCCTATCTTGCCTATGACGAGGCCCTGCAGCACGAAATGTCCGGCACCGCATGGGCCGGGAACTGCACCAGTTGGTACAAGAACGCGCAAGGCCGCGTGGTCAACAACTGGAGCGGGCCGGTGCAGGCCTATATCGACGCAACCAAGCGCTTCGATGTAAACGCCTATCAATGCCTTGAAGCCGTGCCTTCATGA